One genomic window of Mercenaria mercenaria strain notata chromosome 2, MADL_Memer_1, whole genome shotgun sequence includes the following:
- the LOC128549394 gene encoding uncharacterized protein LOC128549394, producing the protein MTSFTHSLPSPPKVSSFVVDFEKGLWKGLRSVFDDPVIHGCSFHFKQALYKQVQKKGLTHEYEQNGSVYNLLRKVFALPFLPADDIADAFQKLNEKVDASAVRLTAYFNYVRETWITNTMWPLPSISVYGRSIRTNNDVEGWHNRINRRAMKSGLPLYLLITLLYTEVSNVPTQLKLIKEGKLRRHQRKQQDAKMKHLNDLWTKYGEKTVKAGYILKHIGDLALPI; encoded by the exons atgacatcatttacacactcATTACCATCACCTCCAAAAGTGTCGTCGTTCGTCGTCGACTTTGAGAAGGGTCTCTGGAAGGGACTTCGCAGTGTGTTTGACGACCCTGTCATACATGGTTGCTCCTTCCACTTCAAACAGGCGCTGTACAAGCAGGTCCAGAAAAAAGGGCTCACG CACGAGTACGAGCAGAATGGCAGCGTTTATAATCTCCTACGAAAAGTCTTCGCTCTGCCGTTCCTGCCAGCCGACGACATCGCCGATGCCTTCCAGAAACTGAACGAAAAGGTCGACGCTTCCGCCGTCCGTCTCACAGCGTACTTTAATTATGTCAGAGAAACTTGGATCACCAACACAATGTGGCCACTTCCATCCATATCGGTCTACGGGCGCAGCATACGGACAAACAATGACGTGGAAGGATGGCACAATAGAATCAACCGACGTGCAATGAAGAGTGGGCTGCCGTTGTACTTGTTGATCACCCTGCTTTACACAGAAGTCAGCAATGTACCTACGCAACTAAAACTAATCAAGGAGGGGAAGCTTCGACGCCACCAACGAAAACAACAGGACGCGAAAATGAAACACCTCAACGACCTTTGGACGAAATACGGAGAAAAGACAGTGAAAGCAGGATACATCCTGAAGCACATTGGCGATCTGGCGCTTCCAATCTAG